Proteins found in one Gemmatimonadota bacterium genomic segment:
- a CDS encoding phytanoyl-CoA dioxygenase family protein, translating into MDREEMSNEENYAFDVAGYLHVPGVLSRGEVETLNRALDEVGGSEGMLGWEAPQRDLFRNLLVHPQLVWYLNQIIGHGFRLDQAPRLLGSREGEIGQGLFGGDEPRNPSRAYFIQNGRRSCQGVKAIWILEDVEDGDGGLVVVQASHKSNVETPGDLATGQDDMGLVKQPVLKAGDLFLLADTTLQGMRPWTGSPKRLLTYWYAGRAVIQSNGPGPGAEIETRPEWSESAPPEQKAVMYRPGAKGSNPPPVLNTDGEKTWLEESSEVIHPSIYIRDPNSKIDEKEFYFWDLNGYLVVRGVMDEEWLEKANEAVDKFQDRIEVGAELARGSKSQAGTGRPLLPGLVDLPAPYCEPFRRMIAHPAVVHRLNWMGASGYRTGGGTVFCAVQGTSGHALHDGNEPMSPSRGYQFKNGRSYCETVTVTWQLRDVEPELGGFACVPGSHKTQYSMPPGIRTCDETMGLVVQPAMKAGDVLFFMDGGCTHGALAWKNPIPRRGVLVKYQSKNSNWGGGVIDPQERWGDMVEDMTEEQFAVMRGPERDGGDRTVPRLVVRDGQVHVSYDPEGDRYASSYRKPGEK; encoded by the coding sequence ATGGACCGGGAAGAGATGAGCAATGAAGAGAATTATGCGTTTGATGTCGCCGGATATTTGCACGTTCCAGGGGTGTTGAGTCGCGGGGAAGTTGAGACTTTGAACAGGGCGCTGGACGAAGTGGGTGGATCCGAAGGCATGCTGGGTTGGGAGGCACCCCAGCGGGATCTGTTTCGAAATTTGCTGGTGCATCCGCAACTGGTGTGGTATTTGAACCAGATTATTGGGCATGGGTTCCGACTGGATCAGGCACCCCGGTTGCTGGGGAGCCGGGAGGGGGAGATCGGGCAGGGCCTGTTTGGCGGAGATGAACCTCGGAATCCGTCCCGGGCGTATTTTATTCAAAATGGCCGCCGGTCGTGCCAGGGGGTGAAGGCGATCTGGATTCTGGAGGATGTGGAGGATGGGGATGGCGGGCTGGTGGTGGTTCAGGCGAGCCACAAGAGCAATGTGGAAACACCCGGGGATTTGGCGACGGGGCAGGACGATATGGGTCTGGTGAAACAGCCGGTTCTGAAGGCGGGTGATTTATTTTTGCTGGCTGATACTACGTTGCAGGGGATGCGTCCGTGGACGGGTTCGCCGAAACGGCTGTTGACGTACTGGTATGCGGGGCGAGCGGTCATCCAGTCTAATGGACCGGGACCAGGTGCTGAGATCGAAACGCGACCCGAGTGGTCGGAGAGTGCGCCTCCCGAACAGAAGGCGGTGATGTACAGGCCGGGGGCTAAGGGATCTAATCCACCGCCAGTGCTGAATACCGATGGTGAAAAGACGTGGTTGGAAGAGAGTTCTGAGGTGATTCATCCTTCGATTTATATTCGGGATCCAAATTCAAAAATTGATGAGAAGGAATTTTATTTTTGGGATTTGAATGGGTATCTGGTGGTGCGCGGGGTGATGGATGAGGAATGGCTGGAAAAAGCGAATGAGGCGGTGGATAAATTTCAGGACCGGATTGAGGTTGGTGCAGAACTGGCGCGAGGTTCAAAGAGCCAGGCCGGGACTGGGCGACCGTTGTTGCCGGGGCTGGTGGATTTGCCCGCGCCTTATTGCGAGCCTTTCCGGCGCATGATTGCCCATCCCGCTGTGGTGCATCGGCTGAACTGGATGGGAGCCAGCGGGTATCGCACGGGTGGCGGTACCGTGTTTTGCGCTGTGCAAGGGACGTCGGGCCACGCGTTGCACGATGGGAATGAGCCGATGAGTCCGTCGCGGGGCTACCAGTTTAAGAATGGGCGGAGTTATTGCGAGACGGTGACGGTTACGTGGCAGTTGCGGGATGTGGAGCCGGAACTGGGTGGGTTTGCCTGTGTGCCGGGTTCTCATAAGACGCAGTATTCGATGCCTCCGGGAATCCGCACGTGCGACGAGACGATGGGGCTGGTGGTGCAGCCGGCGATGAAAGCGGGAGATGTGTTATTTTTTATGGATGGCGGGTGTACACACGGCGCGCTGGCGTGGAAGAATCCGATTCCCAGACGGGGCGTGCTGGTTAAATATCAGTCTAAAAATTCCAACTGGGGCGGTGGCGTGATCGATCCCCAGGAGCGCTGGGGCGATATGGTCGAAGATATGACGGAGGAACAGTTTGCGGTTATGCGCGGTCCCGAACGCGATGGAGGGGATCGCACAGTGCCCAGGTTGGTCGTGCGGGATGGACAGGTGCACGTATCGTACGATCCAGAGGGCGACCGGTACGCGTCGTCTTATCGCAAGCCGGGGGAAAAGTAG
- a CDS encoding sterol desaturase family protein produces the protein MADTRVEKEVVDGVARDESGEWQPAKRPAPAPIFAWPPRPVEALKWMFGFPGYLWPWNAIYMLIAIGTWLYLQPALERCVEFRVDWIAEMFVRNIAMLIVIAGAWHVYFYRFKAQGTRYKYTSKWLATSNRKFLWGNQLRDNIFWSCVSGGTIWTAYEVVSMWAFANEIIPYVDWRTEPVYFVALLCGIQFWRLFHFYWVHRLTHWKPLYKSAHYLHHKNINIGPWSGLAMHPIEHLLYFSCILIHWVVPSHPIHMLMNAQHAAFTPAQGHVGFDKIEVGGSDRMPAASFFHQLHHRYFECNYGENDFPFDYWFGTFHDGSPESHASMRAKRKAVHQI, from the coding sequence ATGGCTGATACCAGAGTGGAGAAGGAAGTTGTAGATGGCGTTGCCCGGGATGAAAGTGGCGAATGGCAGCCCGCAAAACGCCCGGCGCCTGCGCCGATTTTTGCATGGCCTCCGCGCCCTGTTGAGGCGCTGAAGTGGATGTTTGGTTTTCCGGGCTATTTGTGGCCCTGGAATGCGATTTATATGCTTATTGCCATTGGCACATGGCTTTATTTGCAGCCCGCGCTCGAGCGCTGTGTGGAATTTCGCGTGGATTGGATTGCCGAGATGTTCGTGCGCAATATTGCGATGCTAATTGTTATCGCGGGCGCGTGGCATGTGTATTTCTACAGGTTCAAGGCGCAGGGCACGCGGTATAAATACACGTCGAAATGGCTCGCGACATCAAATCGCAAGTTTTTGTGGGGGAATCAATTGCGCGATAATATTTTTTGGAGTTGTGTGAGTGGGGGGACGATCTGGACGGCTTATGAAGTGGTTTCTATGTGGGCATTTGCGAATGAGATAATTCCCTATGTCGATTGGCGCACAGAACCGGTTTATTTTGTTGCGTTGTTGTGCGGTATTCAGTTCTGGCGGCTTTTCCATTTTTATTGGGTTCACCGCCTGACGCATTGGAAGCCCCTGTACAAGTCCGCGCACTATTTGCATCACAAGAATATCAATATTGGGCCGTGGTCCGGGCTGGCTATGCACCCGATTGAGCATTTGTTGTATTTTAGCTGTATTTTGATTCACTGGGTGGTGCCGTCCCATCCGATTCACATGTTGATGAATGCACAACATGCGGCGTTTACACCGGCACAGGGTCATGTGGGGTTTGATAAAATTGAGGTGGGAGGGAGTGATAGAATGCCCGCGGCGTCGTTTTTTCACCAGTTGCATCACCGCTATTTTGAGTGTAATTACGGGGAGAATGATTTCCCGTTCGATTACTGGTTCGGCACGTTTCACGATGGGTCGCCAGAATCGCACGCCAGTATGCGCGCGAAGCGCAAGGCGGTGCATCAGATTTAA
- a CDS encoding ThuA domain-containing protein has protein sequence MDDSIKVAVVTGGHRFDVPNFHGLFRNIEGVDAYIQSLEDFASPRAEERDFYDAVVFYNMHKEGPTDENRSGWMGRPLSALESWLETGKGIVLLHHAILAFPNWDPWVQMAGVVAGSFESFSHDEVMRIAVEDGDHPITREISDWEMIDETYVMDEPDSDSHLLLTTDHPVCMKSIGWTRQYNGTRVFCLQSGHDNQTWKDGNFQSVLVRGIQWVSGRI, from the coding sequence ATGGACGATTCTATTAAGGTTGCGGTGGTGACCGGCGGCCACCGTTTTGATGTGCCGAATTTCCACGGGTTGTTCCGCAATATAGAAGGCGTGGATGCTTATATTCAGTCTCTGGAGGATTTTGCATCGCCACGAGCAGAGGAGCGCGATTTCTACGATGCGGTTGTGTTTTACAATATGCACAAGGAAGGTCCGACAGATGAGAACCGTTCCGGGTGGATGGGGCGACCTCTAAGCGCGCTGGAGTCCTGGCTGGAGACGGGCAAGGGGATTGTGTTGTTGCACCACGCGATTTTGGCATTTCCGAATTGGGATCCCTGGGTGCAGATGGCCGGTGTTGTCGCGGGGTCGTTTGAATCGTTCAGCCACGATGAGGTGATGCGGATTGCGGTAGAGGATGGGGATCATCCGATTACGCGGGAGATATCCGATTGGGAGATGATTGATGAGACTTATGTGATGGATGAGCCGGATTCGGATAGCCATTTGCTGTTGACGACAGATCATCCGGTGTGTATGAAGTCGATCGGCTGGACGCGGCAATACAATGGTACGCGGGTGTTTTGCCTTCAGAGTGGGCACGACAATCAGACGTGGAAGGATGGAAATTTTCAGTCGGTGTTAGTGCGGGGTATTCAGTGGGTCAGCGGGAGGATTTAG